A part of Pararhizobium sp. A13 genomic DNA contains:
- a CDS encoding fumarylacetoacetate hydrolase family protein has translation MRYLSFMHNGQARYGCIVNDAVADLGKRSGLPDLAAYIAANFSRLGSETGLEPDFTLDAIRYLPIIPSPSKVLCVATNYREPGEEERDEPGFPLLFSRFAASQTGHGEPLPKPDISDKFDYEGELAVIIGRTGRRIAKADALSHVAGYACFNDGSVRDWQKHSTQFTPGKNFVRTAGFGPWMVSTDDLPDPTGLALTTRVNGEVRQSNNTSRLIFSIPFLISYISQFTVLEPGDVIVTGTPSGFGSTRKPPVFLSVGDVVEVEIEKIGTLRNDVAAESDVWL, from the coding sequence TTGCGCTACTTGAGTTTCATGCACAACGGGCAGGCGCGCTACGGCTGCATCGTGAACGATGCCGTCGCGGACCTCGGGAAACGGAGCGGCCTGCCGGACCTCGCCGCCTACATCGCAGCAAATTTTTCGCGCCTCGGGTCGGAAACGGGTCTTGAGCCCGACTTTACGCTCGATGCAATCCGCTATCTTCCGATCATCCCCAGTCCCTCAAAGGTTCTGTGCGTCGCCACCAACTATCGTGAGCCCGGTGAAGAGGAGAGAGACGAGCCAGGGTTTCCACTGCTCTTCTCCCGCTTCGCTGCATCACAGACGGGACACGGAGAGCCACTGCCGAAACCGGACATTTCGGACAAGTTCGACTACGAGGGCGAATTGGCCGTCATCATCGGGCGTACGGGCCGGCGGATCGCCAAGGCAGATGCACTTTCTCACGTCGCCGGTTATGCCTGTTTCAACGACGGCAGCGTGCGCGACTGGCAGAAGCACTCGACCCAGTTCACGCCGGGGAAAAATTTCGTCAGGACCGCAGGCTTCGGACCATGGATGGTGTCGACAGACGACTTGCCTGACCCGACCGGGCTCGCCCTGACGACGCGGGTGAACGGGGAAGTCAGGCAGAGCAACAACACCAGCCGGCTGATCTTTTCCATCCCCTTTCTGATTTCCTACATCAGCCAATTCACCGTTCTCGAGCCAGGCGACGTCATCGTCACCGGCACACCATCGGGGTTCGGCTCAACGCGCAAGCCGCCCGTCTTCCTGAGTGTCGGCGATGTCGTTGAGGTGGAGATCGAGAAAATTGGAACGCTCCGCAACGACGTGGCGGCCGAGAGCGACGTCTGGTTATAA
- a CDS encoding 2Fe-2S iron-sulfur cluster-binding protein — protein sequence MPNITFILPDGKEQSCTAREGLSLMEVALQNAVPGIIAECNGSAACATCHIILDDALASLVHPISEHENDMLDFTAAPRAPGSRLSCQIKVDGRLDGATVRIPAEM from the coding sequence ATGCCCAACATCACATTCATCCTTCCCGATGGGAAGGAACAATCCTGCACGGCCAGAGAAGGCCTGAGCCTCATGGAAGTCGCACTCCAGAATGCGGTGCCCGGCATCATCGCCGAATGCAACGGTTCGGCAGCCTGCGCCACCTGTCACATCATCCTCGATGATGCGTTGGCATCCTTGGTTCATCCGATCAGCGAGCATGAGAACGACATGCTGGACTTTACCGCCGCCCCGCGCGCACCCGGCAGCCGCCTGAGCTGTCAGATCAAGGTGGACGGGCGCCTGGACGGTGCAACCGTCCGCATTCCAGCCGAGATGTAA
- a CDS encoding putative quinol monooxygenase, which produces MNARTEWIVRMAELEIDPARIEAYTALLAEEVETSVAKEPGVLMLHAVSVNGNPERIRILEVYASQQDYEAHLQSPHFLKYKTLTGGMVKSLDLVEVDPIVMCAK; this is translated from the coding sequence ATGAACGCCCGTACTGAGTGGATCGTGAGGATGGCGGAACTGGAAATCGATCCGGCCCGGATCGAGGCCTATACTGCCCTCTTGGCAGAGGAGGTCGAAACCTCCGTTGCGAAAGAACCGGGCGTCCTCATGCTGCATGCCGTCTCGGTCAATGGCAATCCTGAGAGAATTCGCATCCTTGAAGTCTATGCCAGCCAGCAGGATTACGAAGCCCATCTTCAATCACCGCATTTTCTCAAATACAAGACGCTGACTGGCGGCATGGTGAAATCTCTCGATCTTGTCGAGGTGGACCCCATCGTCATGTGCGCCAAATGA
- a CDS encoding acyl-CoA dehydrogenase — protein sequence MIRDSAAAFAEAELLPRVQEAYLNEHTDPELFRLMGKAGLLGVTLPEKYGAANANYVAYGLVAREVERIDSGYRSMMSVQSSLVMYPIYAYGSEAQRDKYLPGLVSGELIGCFGLTEPDAGSDPGGMKTRAEKIDGGYRLRGSKMWISNAPIADVFVVWAKSEAHDGKIRGFILEKGMKGLSAPKIGGKLSLRASITGEIVLDGVEVGEDALLPGVSGLAGPFGCLNRARYGISWGVLGAAEDCWLRARQYGLDRIQFGKPLAGTQLYQKKLADMQTEIALGLQGSLRVGRLMDEHTFAPEMISIVKRNNCGKALDIARQARDMHGGNGIQIEYHVMRHAQNLETVNTYEGTHDVHALILGRAQTGIQAFF from the coding sequence ATGATCCGCGACTCCGCCGCGGCTTTCGCTGAGGCCGAACTGCTGCCGCGCGTCCAGGAAGCTTATCTCAATGAGCACACCGATCCCGAGCTCTTTCGGCTCATGGGCAAGGCCGGCCTGCTTGGCGTGACGCTGCCGGAGAAGTATGGCGCGGCCAACGCCAACTATGTCGCCTATGGTCTCGTCGCGCGCGAAGTCGAGCGCATCGATTCCGGCTACCGCTCGATGATGAGCGTCCAGTCCTCGCTCGTGATGTATCCGATCTATGCCTATGGCTCCGAGGCTCAGCGTGACAAATACCTGCCTGGCCTCGTGTCGGGCGAGCTCATCGGCTGCTTCGGCCTGACCGAACCGGATGCCGGTTCCGATCCCGGCGGCATGAAGACCCGCGCCGAGAAAATCGACGGCGGTTACCGCCTGCGCGGCTCCAAGATGTGGATTTCGAACGCGCCGATCGCCGATGTGTTCGTCGTCTGGGCCAAGTCGGAAGCACATGACGGCAAGATTCGCGGCTTCATCCTCGAAAAGGGCATGAAGGGCCTGTCAGCACCGAAGATCGGCGGCAAGCTGTCGCTGCGCGCCTCGATCACCGGCGAGATCGTGCTGGACGGCGTCGAGGTCGGAGAAGATGCACTGCTGCCCGGCGTCTCCGGCCTTGCCGGTCCCTTCGGCTGCTTGAACCGAGCCCGCTACGGTATTTCGTGGGGCGTGCTCGGCGCCGCCGAGGACTGCTGGTTGCGCGCCCGCCAATATGGCCTCGACCGCATCCAGTTCGGCAAGCCGCTGGCTGGCACGCAGCTCTACCAGAAGAAGCTCGCCGACATGCAGACGGAAATCGCCCTCGGCCTGCAGGGGAGCTTGCGCGTCGGGCGCCTGATGGACGAGCACACATTCGCACCGGAAATGATCTCGATCGTCAAGCGCAACAACTGCGGCAAGGCGCTCGATATCGCGCGCCAGGCCCGCGACATGCACGGCGGCAACGGCATTCAGATCGAGTACCATGTCATGCGCCACGCGCAGAACCTGGAAACGGTCAACACCTATGAGGGCACGCATGACGTCCATGCCCTGATCCTCGGCCGCGCGCAGACCGGCATCCAGGCGTTTTTCTGA
- a CDS encoding alcohol dehydrogenase catalytic domain-containing protein: protein MSIPQTMTAARMHSVGGELKLETLETPKPGDMDVLVRVRACGIVPNLGNILANWTTWFPHMPLPPLPAVFGLDPAGEVAAVGRQVHGLKPGDRVYVNPGRSCGSCRHCRRGDSISCKHYAFQGYFGFSEHAMQTFADYPIGGLSEYMVAPVSAIVKIPENMAYDQAARLGYLGTAYSALRKVNAGPGDTILVNGLSGTLGIGAAIFGLAMGVNKILGTGRDKKLLEEIKALAPNRIEVFSIDDGSVTDFAMTHTDGEGVDAFLDCLGPGGLHETFLQGLHSLRRGGIAVDIGAIAGPVSIDVHRLMDRNQRLYGSAWLTTAEGQEMADMVASGVVDLSILETQSYPLSEVNKAISGIAQRHGGFSNYVICP from the coding sequence ATGTCCATTCCGCAGACAATGACCGCTGCGCGTATGCACAGCGTCGGCGGCGAGTTGAAACTCGAAACGCTCGAGACCCCGAAACCCGGCGACATGGATGTGCTGGTCCGCGTAAGAGCCTGCGGCATCGTGCCCAATCTCGGCAACATCCTGGCCAACTGGACGACGTGGTTTCCGCACATGCCGCTGCCGCCGCTTCCTGCCGTCTTCGGCCTCGATCCGGCGGGTGAAGTTGCGGCGGTCGGCCGGCAAGTGCACGGATTGAAGCCCGGTGACCGGGTCTATGTGAACCCGGGCAGAAGCTGCGGATCATGCCGTCACTGCCGTCGTGGAGACTCCATCTCCTGCAAGCACTATGCGTTTCAGGGATATTTTGGCTTCTCCGAACATGCCATGCAAACCTTTGCGGACTATCCGATTGGCGGCCTGAGCGAATACATGGTCGCGCCCGTTTCCGCGATCGTGAAGATCCCGGAAAATATGGCCTACGACCAGGCCGCCCGCCTCGGCTATCTCGGCACGGCTTATTCGGCGCTCCGGAAGGTCAATGCGGGTCCAGGCGATACAATTCTTGTCAACGGCCTGAGCGGAACACTTGGCATTGGGGCTGCAATCTTTGGCCTGGCCATGGGCGTCAACAAGATCCTTGGCACCGGGCGCGACAAGAAGCTTCTGGAAGAGATCAAGGCGCTGGCGCCAAATCGCATCGAGGTCTTCTCCATCGACGACGGTAGTGTCACCGATTTCGCGATGACGCACACGGATGGCGAAGGCGTTGACGCCTTTCTTGACTGCCTCGGTCCGGGCGGGCTGCACGAAACGTTCCTGCAGGGCCTGCATAGTCTGCGCCGTGGCGGTATCGCCGTCGATATCGGCGCAATTGCTGGTCCCGTGAGCATCGACGTTCACCGCTTGATGGATCGCAATCAACGCCTTTACGGGTCGGCGTGGCTCACCACGGCCGAAGGCCAGGAGATGGCTGACATGGTTGCTTCCGGCGTTGTCGATCTGTCTATTTTGGAAACGCAGAGCTATCCGCTTTCAGAGGTCAACAAGGCGATTTCCGGCATCGCCCAGCGCCACGGCGGCTTCTCGAACTACGTAATCTGCCCCTGA
- a CDS encoding cytochrome P450, with the protein MGVQATIEETPSAVPAISDVTFAELLSDPYPTFKRARELAAIVRIEAANIMIATRYEDIMAMERDAETFSSVNPQSLVNKVMGHTMMRKDGEAHARERKAVEPALRPGAVKSCWAPKLEAILDDVMAGFETNGEADLFTALAAPMAGRALAAVLGFLDVDWQTMALWSQSLIDGAGNYSGDPEISRKAAEAAGGVEQAIDGALPYHRENPNMSVLSSMIHADDPHTIDQIYANIKVAVGGGLNEPRDSILTLVLGLLENPDQLERVKADPNLWPVAFEESVRWISPIGMYPRRVTRDVIFSGVQLRAGDQIGLCVGAANRDDSRFEDPDRFNVFREKKSHLAFGAGPHFCAGTWVARHMVGRLVVPRLFERLKNLRLRDRADVHIQGWVFRGPTTLPVAWDV; encoded by the coding sequence ATGGGAGTGCAAGCCACCATTGAGGAGACCCCGTCAGCCGTACCGGCCATTTCGGACGTGACGTTTGCCGAGTTGTTGAGCGACCCCTATCCCACTTTCAAGCGTGCCCGCGAACTGGCTGCCATCGTCCGGATCGAGGCCGCCAATATCATGATCGCTACGCGCTATGAGGACATCATGGCGATGGAGCGCGACGCAGAAACATTCTCCTCTGTCAATCCGCAGTCGCTGGTCAACAAGGTCATGGGCCATACGATGATGCGCAAGGATGGCGAGGCGCATGCCCGCGAACGCAAGGCGGTCGAACCGGCTTTGCGCCCCGGAGCGGTCAAATCCTGCTGGGCGCCAAAGCTTGAAGCCATTCTTGACGACGTGATGGCCGGCTTCGAGACAAACGGTGAGGCCGACCTCTTCACCGCGCTCGCAGCCCCCATGGCAGGCCGGGCGCTGGCGGCAGTCCTCGGTTTTCTCGATGTCGATTGGCAGACCATGGCGCTCTGGTCACAGTCGCTCATCGACGGCGCGGGCAACTATTCCGGCGATCCGGAAATTTCCCGCAAGGCAGCCGAGGCCGCCGGCGGCGTGGAACAGGCGATCGACGGCGCGCTCCCCTATCACCGGGAAAATCCGAATATGTCGGTTCTTTCCTCGATGATCCATGCGGATGATCCCCATACGATCGATCAGATCTACGCCAACATCAAGGTGGCGGTTGGCGGCGGCTTGAACGAGCCGCGCGATTCCATCCTGACCCTTGTTCTCGGTCTGCTGGAAAATCCCGACCAGCTCGAGAGGGTCAAGGCCGACCCCAATCTCTGGCCGGTGGCGTTCGAGGAGTCCGTCCGCTGGATCTCGCCGATCGGCATGTATCCGCGCCGCGTGACGCGCGACGTCATCTTTTCCGGCGTGCAGCTGCGGGCCGGTGACCAGATCGGCCTTTGCGTTGGTGCGGCCAACCGCGACGACAGCCGTTTCGAGGATCCGGACCGTTTCAACGTCTTCCGCGAAAAGAAGTCGCATCTCGCCTTCGGCGCCGGGCCGCATTTCTGTGCCGGAACCTGGGTTGCGCGCCACATGGTCGGCCGTCTCGTCGTGCCGAGACTGTTCGAGCGGCTCAAGAATTTGCGGCTGCGCGACCGCGCCGATGTGCATATCCAGGGCTGGGTTTTCCGCGGCCCGACCACGCTCCCGGTCGCCTGGGACGTCTAA
- a CDS encoding FCD domain-containing protein, with amino-acid sequence METQKTGGETRAGDVLQRMRLDIINCVLKPGEKLRFEALKTMYNVSFSTLREALSRLAAESLVVSEGQRGFMVAPVSIADLNDLTDVRVLVEREALAKAIGNGDDRWEANILSTYHRMDKLQQRLGREYYLSEEWSAVHGEFHYSLVAACRSPVLLEIRSKLFERAHRYRRMSSQFRTQWREKGAEHKMIADAALDRDVESALRLIDRHIRETSENVIEHAGHLFPDRKTGLPFKSKRFEDAAQ; translated from the coding sequence TTGGAAACTCAGAAGACGGGTGGAGAAACAAGAGCCGGCGACGTGCTGCAGCGCATGCGGCTGGACATCATCAATTGTGTCTTGAAACCGGGCGAGAAGCTGCGCTTCGAGGCGCTCAAGACCATGTACAACGTGAGTTTTTCCACGCTCCGTGAAGCGCTGTCGCGGCTGGCAGCGGAAAGCCTGGTCGTTTCGGAGGGGCAGCGCGGCTTCATGGTCGCGCCCGTTTCGATCGCCGATCTCAATGATTTGACGGATGTACGTGTTCTCGTCGAGCGCGAGGCGTTGGCCAAGGCGATCGGCAATGGCGACGATCGCTGGGAAGCCAATATCCTGTCGACCTATCACCGCATGGACAAGCTGCAGCAGCGTCTGGGCCGGGAATACTATCTCTCGGAGGAATGGAGCGCCGTGCACGGCGAATTCCATTATTCTCTGGTTGCGGCGTGCAGGTCGCCGGTGCTGCTCGAAATACGAAGCAAGTTGTTCGAGCGCGCGCATCGCTACCGGCGTATGTCCTCCCAGTTTCGCACCCAGTGGCGCGAGAAGGGCGCCGAGCACAAGATGATCGCGGACGCGGCTCTGGATCGCGATGTGGAGAGCGCGCTTCGACTGATCGACCGTCATATCCGCGAGACGAGCGAGAATGTCATCGAGCATGCCGGCCATCTTTTCCCCGATCGCAAGACGGGGCTTCCCTTCAAATCCAAACGTTTCGAAGACGCAGCCCAATAA
- a CDS encoding LysR family transcriptional regulator — protein sequence MRPRRFLPSISLLSAFEAVLRTGSTAAAARELDLTQSTVSRLIQHLEQQLGRPLFERHKQKLIPTAAAQAYGRDVTRALDLIQRGSMEFAANPGGGSLSLAILPAFGTRWLAPRLGDFLVHHPGVTVNLATRLKRFNFAAESFDAAIHFGTDDWRDAGHMKLFEERLTACISPTLLARHPVDSARDLAGLPLLQLETRHDAWRTWFAAQGIEPPNIAGMLFDQFATMTQAAIVGLGVALLPDYLAEIELKEGRLVPLLRRSVRGSGSYWLVWPQSRANYPPLSAFRTWLAAEVSTDQTEPWRLQ from the coding sequence ATGCGCCCGCGCCGTTTTCTTCCTTCGATAAGTCTCCTGTCCGCCTTCGAAGCCGTGTTGCGAACCGGCTCAACCGCTGCTGCAGCGCGCGAACTCGATCTGACGCAGAGCACTGTGAGCCGTCTGATCCAGCATCTGGAACAACAATTGGGGCGGCCGCTGTTCGAGCGTCACAAGCAAAAACTCATTCCGACGGCGGCTGCACAGGCCTATGGCCGGGACGTCACCCGCGCGCTCGACCTCATCCAGCGGGGCAGCATGGAATTCGCGGCCAATCCGGGCGGGGGGTCTCTGTCCCTTGCGATCCTGCCGGCCTTCGGCACCCGATGGCTCGCGCCACGGCTCGGGGATTTCCTCGTTCACCACCCCGGCGTCACCGTCAATCTCGCAACCCGCCTCAAGCGGTTCAATTTTGCCGCCGAGAGCTTTGACGCTGCTATTCATTTCGGCACCGACGACTGGCGCGACGCTGGCCATATGAAGCTGTTCGAAGAACGGCTGACCGCCTGCATATCGCCAACGCTGCTCGCCCGGCATCCGGTTGACAGCGCCCGTGATTTGGCCGGATTGCCGTTGCTGCAGTTGGAAACAAGACATGATGCCTGGAGAACCTGGTTTGCTGCGCAAGGCATCGAACCGCCGAATATCGCAGGCATGTTGTTCGACCAATTTGCGACGATGACACAAGCCGCGATTGTCGGGCTGGGCGTGGCCCTTCTTCCGGACTATCTCGCCGAGATCGAACTCAAGGAGGGGCGCCTTGTGCCACTTCTCAGGAGATCGGTCCGGGGCTCCGGCTCCTACTGGTTGGTCTGGCCGCAATCGCGCGCCAACTATCCGCCGCTCAGCGCATTTCGCACATGGCTCGCCGCGGAAGTCTCTACTGATCAGACGGAACCGTGGAGACTTCAATAG
- a CDS encoding FAD-dependent oxidoreductase, producing the protein MIKKIVIVGAGQAGLAAAAKLRQEGFQGSITMLGDENAMPYQRPPLSKAYLLGQIEAERLFFRNNDFFHQQNIGISQNEPALEIDRAAKDVVTAHGRHGYDQLILATGAGPIKLPTSMAEGIGNIFYLRNKADADRLRPILREGARLLVVGGGYIGLEVAAAARQVGAEVTLVEMAPRILNRVAAEPTASYFRRLHSSQGVDIREGTGLAGLKPDGAAIMATLADGPKLTIDAVVVGIGVRPNAALAEAAGLATDGGIVVDEFGKSSDPSIWAAGDCASFSYEGERTRIESVPHAIDQAEHVARNILGAELPYCPRPWFWSDQYSTKLQIAGFNRGYDRATVSHGIAEGSMTVSYFQKERLIAVDCLNDARSFMLAKRQLGL; encoded by the coding sequence ATGATCAAGAAGATAGTCATCGTCGGTGCGGGGCAGGCGGGTTTGGCCGCAGCCGCAAAGCTGCGCCAGGAAGGTTTTCAAGGCTCGATCACCATGCTTGGCGACGAGAACGCGATGCCGTATCAGCGCCCGCCGCTCAGCAAGGCCTATCTCCTGGGACAGATCGAGGCAGAGCGTCTGTTTTTTCGGAACAACGATTTCTTCCACCAGCAGAACATCGGCATTTCTCAGAATGAGCCGGCGTTGGAGATCGACAGGGCTGCAAAAGACGTGGTGACCGCACATGGCCGGCATGGCTACGACCAGCTCATCCTCGCGACAGGCGCCGGCCCGATCAAGCTGCCTACCTCTATGGCCGAGGGTATCGGCAATATCTTCTACCTCCGCAACAAGGCTGATGCGGATCGTTTGCGCCCCATTCTGAGGGAAGGCGCGCGGCTTCTCGTCGTCGGCGGCGGTTATATCGGCCTCGAGGTTGCAGCGGCCGCGCGGCAGGTCGGAGCCGAGGTGACGCTTGTAGAGATGGCACCGCGCATTCTCAACCGGGTCGCAGCCGAGCCGACCGCGTCGTATTTTCGCCGCTTGCACAGCTCCCAGGGCGTCGACATCCGCGAAGGCACCGGGCTGGCCGGGCTCAAGCCGGACGGTGCAGCCATCATGGCCACATTGGCGGACGGGCCAAAGCTCACCATCGATGCGGTCGTGGTCGGCATCGGCGTGCGCCCGAATGCGGCACTTGCCGAGGCGGCAGGACTGGCAACCGACGGCGGTATCGTCGTGGACGAATTCGGCAAGAGCTCCGATCCCTCGATCTGGGCCGCCGGCGACTGCGCATCCTTTTCCTATGAGGGCGAAAGAACCCGCATCGAATCCGTGCCGCATGCCATCGACCAGGCCGAACATGTCGCCCGCAATATTCTCGGGGCCGAGCTGCCCTATTGTCCCCGGCCCTGGTTCTGGTCGGATCAATATTCGACCAAATTGCAGATTGCCGGCTTCAACCGCGGTTATGATCGCGCGACCGTCTCCCACGGCATTGCCGAAGGCAGCATGACCGTTTCCTATTTTCAGAAAGAACGGCTGATCGCGGTCGACTGCCTCAACGATGCACGCAGCTTCATGCTGGCAAAACGTCAGCTTGGCCTCTGA
- a CDS encoding LysR family transcriptional regulator: protein MIPEELAQIDIRSLQLLVTVHDTGSFSAAAAHLGVSQSTASYTIERLRKAFGDPLFVRQGNQITGTEKCGELVSQAREIVNRMLAIAVPSEFDPMTAEGSVTLSCNHHERFLLVPAFLKAMRQEAPNALLNILESAVNGKQQLKENIADIVLGPVRILGEGYFRRRLFVDHYSCVMDRKNPLADGELTLARYREAAHVAITHNGQWQALYFEALRARDIALKPQLTLPSHDSLELMIVGTDLVATIPNRLASAYQDTLAVRSFPIHTPIEIDIYWTERTHRSGLHRWARQLLADVAREVVSDRVSDAETLPDRG from the coding sequence GTGATCCCGGAAGAGCTGGCGCAGATTGACATCAGATCACTGCAACTGCTTGTCACCGTGCACGACACGGGGTCCTTCTCCGCGGCAGCGGCGCATCTCGGCGTCAGCCAGTCCACCGCGAGCTATACAATCGAGCGGCTGCGGAAGGCATTCGGCGACCCCCTGTTCGTGCGGCAGGGCAACCAGATCACCGGAACGGAAAAATGCGGCGAACTCGTTTCGCAGGCGCGTGAGATCGTCAACCGCATGCTTGCGATTGCCGTCCCTTCCGAATTCGATCCCATGACAGCGGAAGGCTCGGTGACGCTGTCCTGCAATCACCATGAACGTTTTCTTCTGGTGCCGGCCTTCCTGAAAGCCATGCGCCAGGAAGCCCCCAACGCCCTTCTCAACATTCTGGAATCGGCCGTAAACGGAAAACAGCAGCTCAAGGAAAATATCGCCGACATCGTGCTCGGGCCCGTGCGCATCCTGGGCGAAGGCTACTTCCGTCGGCGATTGTTTGTCGACCACTATTCCTGCGTCATGGACCGGAAGAATCCGTTGGCAGACGGAGAATTGACGCTCGCGCGCTACCGGGAGGCCGCTCATGTGGCCATCACGCACAACGGCCAATGGCAGGCGCTCTATTTCGAAGCCCTGAGGGCTCGCGATATTGCGTTGAAGCCGCAGTTGACGCTTCCGAGCCACGACAGTCTGGAGCTGATGATCGTCGGAACGGATCTGGTTGCAACAATTCCGAACCGGCTCGCCAGCGCCTATCAGGATACGCTCGCCGTCCGCAGCTTCCCGATCCATACGCCGATCGAGATCGACATCTATTGGACGGAGCGCACGCACCGCTCCGGGCTGCATCGCTGGGCCCGGCAGCTATTGGCCGACGTCGCCCGCGAAGTTGTGTCCGACCGGGTCAGTGACGCAGAAACGCTTCCTGACCGCGGCTGA
- a CDS encoding LysR family transcriptional regulator: MNWDDVRMFLAVARTGQILAASKRLGVNHATLSRRVTALEESLKTRLLIRRTNGCDLTAEGEIFVHAAERMETEMLAAQAQIGRIDTAIAGTVRVGAPDGFGVSFLAPRLGRLTARFPELRIQLVPVPRSFSLSQREADIAITLERPEQGRLISSKLTDYTLGLYASQEYLAANGTLETIEDLKSHRRIGYVEDLIFTASLNFTGEVMRSWDASFEISSATGQTEAVRSSAGVGILHNYIARQYPELIRILPETTIRRAYWTTYHESARDLVRVRTVADFLQELVTAEHRIFV; encoded by the coding sequence ATGAACTGGGACGACGTGCGCATGTTCCTGGCCGTGGCCCGAACCGGCCAGATCCTCGCCGCCTCGAAGCGGCTCGGCGTCAATCACGCGACGCTGAGCAGGCGGGTGACGGCGCTGGAGGAATCACTGAAGACGCGGCTGCTGATCCGCCGCACGAACGGCTGCGACCTGACGGCCGAAGGTGAGATCTTCGTGCACGCCGCCGAGCGGATGGAGACCGAAATGCTGGCCGCGCAGGCGCAGATCGGCCGGATCGACACGGCGATCGCCGGTACGGTGCGTGTCGGCGCGCCAGACGGTTTCGGCGTCTCGTTCCTTGCTCCGCGCCTTGGCCGGTTGACGGCGCGCTTTCCGGAACTGCGTATCCAGCTCGTGCCTGTCCCCCGCTCCTTCTCGCTGTCGCAGCGCGAGGCCGACATCGCTATCACGCTGGAACGCCCGGAACAGGGCCGGTTGATCTCCTCGAAGCTAACCGACTACACGCTCGGGCTCTACGCCTCGCAAGAGTATCTCGCCGCCAACGGAACACTCGAGACCATCGAGGACCTGAAGAGCCATCGTCGCATAGGCTATGTCGAGGACTTGATCTTCACGGCCTCGCTCAATTTCACCGGCGAGGTTATGCGCAGTTGGGATGCATCCTTCGAAATTTCCAGCGCAACCGGCCAGACCGAGGCGGTTCGCTCCAGTGCCGGGGTCGGCATCCTGCACAATTATATCGCCCGGCAATATCCCGAACTGATCCGCATCCTGCCGGAGACGACGATCCGCCGCGCCTACTGGACGACCTACCACGAAAGTGCCCGCGATCTCGTGCGCGTCCGCACCGTCGCCGATTTCCTTCAGGAACTGGTGACCGCGGAGCACCGCATTTTCGTTTGA
- a CDS encoding cupin domain-containing protein, protein MTFRRVVTAKNSAGKTIVVSDGVSPRELALRHTPGFISAPIWSVGSVPTLPYDGKDPMADNGTLLQPAGGSTFLVVTFPPDSVMMSTDFRPELAGPEHLAAAPGIAETFEMENPGMHTTPTLDYGIVLSGRVTLELDDGATVNLNAGDTFVQHGARHAWRNPSSGPTTVAFVLIGAQTR, encoded by the coding sequence ATGACTTTCAGACGCGTGGTAACCGCAAAAAATTCTGCCGGCAAAACCATTGTTGTCAGCGATGGGGTGTCACCCCGCGAGCTGGCGCTCCGGCACACGCCTGGCTTCATTTCCGCGCCGATCTGGTCTGTAGGGAGCGTTCCGACGCTGCCGTATGACGGCAAGGATCCGATGGCAGACAACGGAACCTTGCTCCAGCCGGCCGGCGGCTCGACCTTCCTCGTCGTCACGTTCCCGCCGGACTCGGTGATGATGTCGACCGACTTCCGGCCGGAGCTTGCCGGCCCGGAACATCTTGCCGCGGCTCCCGGTATCGCGGAAACGTTCGAAATGGAAAATCCCGGCATGCACACCACGCCGACACTGGACTACGGTATTGTCCTCAGCGGCAGGGTGACCCTGGAGCTCGATGATGGCGCGACCGTCAATCTGAATGCGGGAGACACATTCGTCCAGCACGGCGCGCGCCACGCCTGGCGCAATCCGAGCAGTGGGCCCACAACGGTGGCTTTTGTGCTGATCGGCGCCCAGACCCGGTAA